Proteins encoded by one window of Clostridium bornimense:
- a CDS encoding YebC/PmpR family DNA-binding transcriptional regulator encodes MSGHSKWHNIAAKKGKNDAARGKIFTKLGKEIAMAAKDGSNPDLNVKLANVIAKAKAANMPNDTINRAIKKGSGELENVNYEEITYEGYGASGVAFVVEALTDNKNRSAGNVRSHFTKCDGNLGATGCVSWMFQKKGEIVIEKNDLDEDEIMMLALDAGAEDFSSEGDVFEITTAVEDFGAVRTALEAEGLEFLSAEITMIPDNYTAVDMETAAKIQKLVDRLEDDDDVSNVYHNAEFPEGFEG; translated from the coding sequence ATGTCAGGACATTCAAAGTGGCATAATATAGCGGCTAAAAAAGGAAAGAATGATGCTGCAAGAGGTAAGATTTTTACTAAATTGGGTAAGGAGATAGCCATGGCAGCTAAGGATGGATCTAATCCAGACCTTAATGTTAAACTTGCTAATGTAATTGCAAAGGCAAAGGCAGCTAATATGCCTAATGATACAATAAACAGAGCTATAAAAAAAGGTTCTGGTGAATTAGAAAATGTTAATTATGAAGAAATTACATATGAAGGATATGGTGCAAGCGGAGTTGCTTTTGTAGTAGAAGCATTAACTGATAATAAAAATAGATCTGCAGGTAATGTAAGATCACATTTCACAAAATGTGATGGTAATTTAGGAGCTACAGGATGCGTATCATGGATGTTCCAAAAGAAAGGTGAAATAGTTATTGAAAAAAATGATCTTGATGAAGATGAAATTATGATGCTTGCATTAGATGCAGGTGCAGAAGATTTTTCTTCAGAAGGAGATGTTTTCGAAATAACAACTGCTGTTGAGGATTTTGGAGCTGTTAGAACAGCATTAGAAGCAGAAGGATTAGAATTTTTATCAGCTGAAATTACTATGATTCCAGATAATTATACAGCTGTAGATATGGAAACGGCAGCTAAAATACAAAAGTTAGTTGATAGATTAGAAGATGATGATGATGTATCTAACGTTTATCATAATGCTGAATTCCCAGAAGGATTTGAAGGTTAA
- a CDS encoding HEAT repeat domain-containing protein: MKNLGFININLDNLHEATEEEITYYLFLNGYSVKNLMAIRRLPKEEIQRHIVEGKMKYKVIEKASNPKELLDKLCKTPKDDKIHTLNMLDKDIKDQLIDYIRKKYVNLYSKEKETALWIIGELKAEEAMDVLIKGAVHKFVNVKRMALSAMAKIGSKKGEAAVIRALEDENPQVVAYAVKALITINPDGHKDKVQEIRRNSRNKGISMACDKYLNSAQ, encoded by the coding sequence ATGAAGAACTTGGGGTTTATTAATATAAATTTAGATAATCTTCATGAAGCTACAGAAGAAGAAATAACATATTATCTTTTTCTTAATGGGTATAGTGTAAAAAACCTTATGGCAATAAGAAGACTTCCTAAAGAAGAAATACAGAGGCATATTGTAGAAGGTAAAATGAAGTATAAAGTAATAGAAAAAGCCAGCAATCCAAAAGAATTATTAGATAAGCTTTGTAAGACACCAAAAGATGATAAAATACATACTTTAAATATGTTAGATAAGGATATTAAAGATCAATTAATAGATTATATAAGAAAAAAATATGTTAATCTCTATTCAAAAGAGAAAGAGACAGCATTATGGATAATTGGAGAGTTAAAAGCAGAAGAAGCTATGGATGTTCTTATTAAAGGTGCTGTACATAAATTTGTTAATGTAAAAAGAATGGCTCTTTCTGCAATGGCTAAGATAGGGAGTAAAAAAGGTGAAGCGGCAGTAATTAGAGCATTGGAAGATGAGAATCCACAAGTAGTTGCCTATGCTGTTAAGGCTTTAATTACCATAAATCCTGATGGCCATAAAGATAAGGTTCAGGAGATAAGAAGGAATAGTAGAAATAAAGGAATTTCTATGGCGTGTGATAAGTACTTAAACAGTGCACAGTGA
- a CDS encoding YigZ family protein codes for MYKTILKYGEDRFEEKRSEFIGYAQRVESEEEARAFVDKIKAMHKQATHNVYAYIIGENMGIQRYSDDGEPQGTAGVPVLDCIKKKGLTNVAVVVTRYFGGVLLGTGGLVRAYSHGAAIALEAGEPVEKVLGRAVYFKLSYDLYGKIQYLCGTNNWYIEDSVFTDEVEVKIYFESAIIEDVKKSVIEATNGKVVIREDDEIYYYKMENRLYPEV; via the coding sequence TTGTATAAAACGATATTGAAGTACGGTGAGGATAGATTTGAAGAAAAGCGTTCTGAGTTTATTGGTTATGCGCAGAGGGTTGAGTCTGAGGAGGAGGCTAGGGCTTTTGTTGATAAGATAAAGGCTATGCATAAGCAGGCTACTCACAATGTATATGCTTATATAATTGGTGAGAATATGGGCATTCAAAGATATAGTGATGATGGAGAACCACAAGGTACAGCAGGGGTTCCAGTTCTTGATTGTATAAAGAAAAAAGGTCTTACTAATGTAGCCGTTGTAGTAACAAGATATTTTGGTGGTGTGTTATTAGGAACAGGTGGTTTAGTTAGAGCTTATTCTCATGGAGCAGCTATAGCTCTTGAAGCTGGAGAACCTGTAGAGAAGGTTTTAGGTAGGGCTGTTTATTTCAAGTTGAGTTATGATTTATATGGTAAGATACAGTATCTTTGTGGTACTAATAATTGGTATATTGAGGATTCGGTATTTACTGATGAAGTAGAGGTTAAAATATATTTTGAAAGTGCTATAATAGAAGATGTTAAGAAAAGTGTCATTGAAGCAACTAATGGTAAAGTTGTTATAAGAGAAGATGATGAAATTTATTACTATAAGATGGAAAATAGGTTATATCCAGAGGTATAA
- a CDS encoding ABC transporter ATP-binding protein: MNIERDVAISIKDLRMSYGSKAVLKGINLEIGKGQIIGYIGPNGAGKSTTVKIMLGLIEGYSGEVSILGTDISTDKINYKRRIGYVPEVADIYDNLTAREYLTFIGELYGMEYDKADKKAKSLMDILDIGNVYDKRISSFSKGMKQKVLIISSLLHNPDVLFLDEPLSGLDANSVMVVKEMLSVLAREGKTIFYSSHIMDVVEKISDRIILIKDGIVVANGAFDELKNKSEEGSLEGVFNKLTGFNNHEAIAEEFVSVIKEV; the protein is encoded by the coding sequence ATGAATATTGAGAGGGATGTAGCGATTTCGATAAAAGATTTAAGGATGAGTTATGGTAGTAAGGCGGTTCTTAAGGGGATTAATTTAGAAATCGGTAAGGGTCAGATTATTGGATACATTGGTCCTAATGGTGCTGGAAAGAGCACTACTGTTAAGATAATGCTTGGTCTTATAGAGGGATATAGTGGTGAGGTTAGTATTTTAGGTACTGATATATCTACAGATAAGATTAATTACAAGAGAAGAATAGGTTATGTTCCTGAGGTTGCAGATATTTATGATAATCTTACTGCTAGAGAATATTTAACTTTTATTGGAGAGTTATATGGAATGGAGTATGATAAGGCTGACAAAAAAGCTAAAAGTCTTATGGATATATTAGATATTGGAAATGTTTATGATAAAAGAATATCTTCTTTTTCAAAGGGAATGAAGCAGAAGGTATTAATTATTTCTAGTTTACTTCATAATCCAGATGTTTTATTCTTAGATGAACCATTAAGTGGTTTAGATGCTAATAGTGTAATGGTAGTTAAAGAGATGTTATCAGTACTAGCTAGAGAGGGCAAGACAATATTTTATTCTTCACATATTATGGATGTGGTAGAGAAAATAAGTGATAGAATAATTCTTATAAAAGATGGCATAGTAGTGGCTAATGGAGCTTTTGATGAGTTAAAGAATAAGTCAGAGGAAGGTTCCCTTGAGGGAGTATTTAATAAACTTACTGGATTTAATAATCATGAAGCAATAGCAGAAGAATTTGTTTCTGTAATAAAAGAGGTGTAA